Proteins found in one Chlamydia sp. 04-14 genomic segment:
- the nusA gene encoding transcription termination factor NusA, which yields MNKDLVAIFDYMEKEKGIQRPVIIGAIESALKIAAKKTLRDDANVSVNINSRTGDIEVFCEKEIVEVCENPSKEIPLDKAREYDPECQIGQYMDVPFVSEHFGRIAAHAARQIIGQKLRHAERDVIYEEYRHRVNEILSGVVKRFAKGSNLVIDLGKVEGLLPARCYPKTEKHKVGDKIYALLYEVQESENGGAEVILSRSHPEFVKQLFLQEVPELEEGSVEIVKIAREAGYRTKLAVSSSDPKTDPVGAFVGMRGSRVKNIIRELNDEKIDIVNYSPVTTELLQNLLCPIEIQKIAILEDDKVIAIVVQDTDYATVIGKRGINARLISQILDYELEVQRMSEYNKLLEIQRLQLAEFDNPQLDEPLDMEGISKLVVQNLVHAGYDTIRKVLLASANDLASVPGISLELAYKILEQVSKYGEGKVDEKPKIED from the coding sequence ATGAATAAAGATCTTGTAGCTATTTTTGACTACATGGAGAAGGAAAAAGGAATTCAACGTCCTGTTATCATAGGTGCGATTGAATCAGCCTTAAAAATTGCAGCAAAAAAAACACTAAGAGATGATGCTAACGTTTCTGTAAATATTAATTCTCGAACTGGTGATATAGAAGTCTTTTGCGAGAAAGAAATCGTAGAAGTATGTGAAAATCCCAGTAAAGAGATTCCTTTGGACAAAGCTAGAGAATACGATCCTGAATGCCAAATCGGGCAATACATGGACGTCCCCTTTGTTTCTGAGCATTTCGGAAGAATCGCTGCTCACGCAGCCCGACAGATTATCGGTCAAAAACTACGTCATGCTGAAAGAGATGTTATCTATGAAGAATATCGCCATAGAGTCAATGAAATCCTTTCTGGAGTTGTTAAGCGATTTGCCAAAGGGTCAAATTTAGTTATAGATTTAGGAAAAGTTGAAGGGCTTCTACCCGCCCGTTGTTATCCAAAAACAGAAAAACACAAAGTCGGTGATAAGATTTACGCTTTACTATACGAAGTTCAGGAATCTGAAAATGGTGGAGCTGAAGTTATTCTTAGCCGTAGCCATCCCGAATTTGTTAAGCAACTTTTCTTACAAGAAGTTCCAGAATTGGAAGAAGGTTCTGTAGAAATTGTTAAAATTGCTCGTGAAGCAGGCTATAGAACTAAATTAGCTGTAAGCTCATCTGACCCCAAAACAGATCCTGTGGGAGCTTTTGTTGGAATGAGAGGTTCCCGAGTGAAGAATATCATTCGAGAATTAAATGACGAGAAAATAGATATTGTAAACTATTCTCCCGTGACCACAGAATTATTACAAAATTTGCTTTGCCCCATAGAAATTCAAAAGATTGCGATCTTAGAAGATGACAAGGTTATTGCTATAGTCGTTCAAGATACTGATTATGCAACAGTAATCGGTAAGCGAGGAATTAACGCTCGATTGATTAGTCAAATTTTAGACTACGAGCTCGAAGTCCAACGTATGAGCGAATACAATAAACTATTAGAAATTCAACGCCTACAATTAGCGGAATTCGATAATCCTCAATTAGATGAGCCGCTAGATATGGAAGGTATTAGTAAGTTGGTTGTCCAGAATCTTGTACACGCAGGATACGACACGATCAGAAAGGTATTATTAGCCAGTGCTAATGATCTTGCTTCTGTTCCTGGAATCAGTTTAGAACTTGCTTATAAGATCCTTGAGCAAGTCAGCAAATATGGAGAAGGCAAAGTTGACGAAAAACCTAAAATTGAAGATTAA
- a CDS encoding bifunctional riboflavin kinase/FAD synthetase, producing METFYSLTSIPSSVDSITIGFFDGCHLGHKQLLTALSSFPGTSGIITFDLHPQAILQSPTPKLITSTKERFLLLQDFSIDYLCILPFTKNFANQSAESFILSLHQTLGCKRLVLGYDSRLGKGGQGNATTLQPLTKSLEMEIIEIPPYKIDNEIVSSKKIRQFLIQGDLDNANRHLGHSYRYTGKIETGYGLGTKLGVATINLPQEQCLLPYGVYACEIEHRTTSYQGIMNLGEAPTVGRDSLCLEAHLFNFSGNLYGEIVSVIPKKFLRKERKFPSKEDLSKAIHKDIADAKVFFTTNCVRKA from the coding sequence ATGGAAACATTCTATAGTTTAACATCGATCCCTTCTTCTGTGGATTCTATAACTATAGGTTTTTTTGATGGTTGCCATTTAGGTCATAAACAGCTACTCACTGCCCTATCTTCTTTCCCAGGAACATCAGGGATAATTACCTTTGATTTACACCCTCAGGCGATTTTACAATCACCCACTCCTAAGCTAATTACAAGTACAAAAGAAAGGTTCCTTCTTCTACAAGATTTCTCTATAGATTATTTATGTATTCTCCCTTTCACTAAGAATTTTGCTAATCAATCTGCTGAAAGTTTCATACTTTCCCTACATCAAACTTTAGGGTGTAAACGTTTAGTATTAGGATATGATTCTAGATTAGGTAAGGGTGGGCAAGGAAATGCTACAACATTACAGCCGCTAACAAAATCCTTAGAGATGGAAATTATCGAGATACCTCCATATAAGATTGATAATGAGATAGTCTCCAGTAAAAAAATTCGCCAATTCTTAATACAGGGCGATCTAGATAACGCGAACCGTCATTTAGGACATTCCTATAGATATACAGGAAAAATTGAAACAGGTTATGGTTTGGGGACAAAATTAGGCGTCGCTACTATTAATCTTCCTCAAGAGCAGTGCTTGCTTCCTTACGGAGTATATGCATGTGAAATAGAACACCGAACTACGTCATATCAAGGAATTATGAATCTTGGAGAAGCTCCTACAGTAGGTAGAGATTCCCTATGCTTAGAAGCTCATCTATTTAATTTTTCTGGGAACTTATATGGTGAGATAGTCTCTGTAATCCCTAAGAAGTTCCTTCGCAAAGAAAGGAAATTCCCTTCTAAAGAAGACTTGTCGAAAGCTATTCACAAAGACATTGCTGATGCGAAAGTATTTTTTACTACTAATTGTGTAAGAAAAGCATAA
- the rbfA gene encoding 30S ribosome-binding factor RbfA, producing the protein MTENRRIKKVNSLLREAIANVILKDVKHPKISNRWITVTRVCLSKDLHAARVYVSIMPHENTSTETLEALKASAGYIAYKASKGVVLKYFPEIHFYLEDIFSPQDHIENLLWKIREQDKN; encoded by the coding sequence ATGACTGAAAATAGACGCATAAAAAAGGTTAATTCATTACTTCGTGAAGCGATTGCCAATGTAATCTTAAAAGATGTAAAGCACCCGAAAATTTCGAATCGTTGGATTACGGTTACTAGGGTGTGTTTATCTAAGGACTTACACGCAGCTCGTGTCTATGTTTCAATTATGCCTCACGAGAATACATCAACAGAAACTTTAGAAGCGTTAAAAGCATCGGCAGGATACATTGCTTACAAGGCTTCTAAAGGCGTTGTACTCAAGTATTTTCCTGAGATACACTTTTATCTCGAAGATATTTTTTCTCCACAAGATCATATAGAAAACTTGCTCTGGAAAATACGAGAACAAGATAAGAATTAA
- the trxB gene encoding thioredoxin-disulfide reductase, whose product MTHAKVIIIGSGPAGYTAAIYASRALLSPILFEGFFSGIAGGQLMTTTEVENFPGFPEGILGQKLMDNMKSQSGRFGTQILPKDVTLVDFAARPFVVMSNEEKYTCDTCIIATGASAKRLEIPGAADNEFWQKGVTACAVCDGASPIFKNKDLYVIGGGDSALEEAMFLTRYGKRVYIVHRRDTLRASKVMIKKAESNEKITFLWNSEIVKISGDTVVRSVDILNNVSNEISSHDAAGVFFAIGHKPNTDFLAGQLALDEHGYIITDKGTSRTSIPGVFAAGDVQDKHYRQAITAAGSGCMAALEAERFLD is encoded by the coding sequence ATGACTCACGCTAAAGTAATTATTATTGGCTCTGGTCCCGCAGGTTATACTGCGGCGATTTATGCTTCAAGAGCACTTTTAAGTCCTATTTTATTCGAGGGATTTTTTTCCGGAATTGCTGGTGGTCAATTAATGACTACTACCGAGGTAGAAAACTTTCCGGGATTCCCTGAGGGCATATTAGGCCAAAAGTTAATGGATAATATGAAATCTCAATCTGGACGTTTTGGAACTCAAATTCTTCCAAAAGATGTCACTTTAGTCGATTTTGCCGCACGTCCTTTTGTGGTAATGTCCAATGAAGAAAAATATACCTGTGATACATGTATTATAGCAACGGGAGCTTCTGCAAAGCGTTTAGAAATTCCTGGAGCAGCAGATAATGAATTCTGGCAAAAAGGTGTTACAGCATGCGCTGTTTGTGATGGAGCTTCTCCTATTTTTAAAAATAAAGATTTATATGTAATAGGAGGCGGAGACTCTGCTTTAGAGGAAGCTATGTTTCTCACTCGTTATGGAAAACGTGTATATATTGTTCATAGAAGGGATACTTTAAGAGCTTCTAAAGTGATGATAAAAAAGGCAGAATCTAACGAAAAAATTACTTTTCTCTGGAATAGTGAAATAGTGAAAATTTCTGGAGATACTGTTGTTCGTTCAGTTGATATTTTAAATAATGTTTCTAATGAGATCTCTTCACATGATGCAGCAGGTGTATTTTTTGCTATTGGGCATAAACCAAATACAGATTTCCTAGCTGGCCAATTAGCTTTGGATGAGCACGGGTATATTATTACTGATAAAGGAACATCTAGAACTTCTATTCCAGGAGTATTTGCAGCAGGAGATGTGCAGGATAAACATTATAGACAAGCTATTACAGCTGCCGGAAGTGGTTGTATGGCTGCTTTAGAAGCTGAACGTTTTTTAGATTAG
- the infB gene encoding translation initiation factor IF-2 — MEKAKLTKNLKLKIKNAQLTKAAGLDKLKQKLAQAGSSDTKSSSEKPSTKVPEKVVKEKVVKKKSVVDPSVPTMTEPVSTEISPRRIRAKNRSSFVSEDLNTSSSVSEDSDTVVLSDSATEESDSLVDTEQEISESTPPPVIEESETIAKEPPAPKKEPEVVVKKEPPRSVVSIKSNFGPTGKHINHLLAKTFKAPKKEDKPAPKERTGTPQAKPQQSSETTNDKQHSPNNRTSQPFYRRDTSKKPGSDFRDRAKKDDNPKAFTGRDRYGLNDSSDDDKWRKKRVQKTKKHYDEHTIQRPTHIKVPLPITIKDLAAEMKLKASELIQKMFIHGMTYVVNDILDNETTVQFIGLEFGCTIDIDSSEQDKLCIESNTVKEEIQETDPSKLIIRPPIVAFMGHVDHGKTTLIDSLRKTNVAAVEAGAITQHMGAFCCSTAVGNLTILDTPGHEAFSAMRARGAEVCDIVVLVVAGDEGIKEQTLEAVKHARAANITIVVAINKCDKPNFNAETIYRQLSEIELLPEAWGGTTVTINTSAKTGEGLSELLEMLALQAEVLELKANPSARARGIVIESELHKGLGAVATILVQNGTLHLGEALVFNDCYGKVKTMHNEHNQLMTSASPSVPALITGLSSMPKAGDPFVVVKSEKTAKEIIGARLAGQQKFALQKKRPNFDAMLQNKKILKLIIKADVQGSIEALANSILKIVSDKVSAEILSNSVGEISESDIRLAAASKAVIIGFHTGIESHAESLIKNLGVKVQLFNIIYHAVDAVKEMMTALLDPIAEEKNLGSAEIKETFKSSQLGTIYGCLVSEGIMTRNQKVRVVRDNEVIWKGNLSSLKRIKEDVREVKKGLECGILLEGYQHAQVGDILQCYEVIYHPQKL, encoded by the coding sequence ATGGAGAAGGCAAAGTTGACGAAAAACCTAAAATTGAAGATTAAAAACGCTCAATTAACGAAAGCTGCTGGATTAGATAAGTTAAAGCAAAAATTAGCTCAGGCAGGATCTTCAGACACGAAAAGCTCTTCAGAAAAGCCTTCAACTAAGGTTCCTGAAAAAGTTGTAAAAGAAAAAGTCGTGAAGAAAAAGAGTGTTGTAGATCCTAGTGTGCCTACGATGACTGAACCTGTCTCCACTGAAATTTCTCCACGTAGAATTCGAGCTAAAAATCGTTCATCATTTGTATCTGAAGATTTGAATACCTCTTCCTCAGTTTCAGAGGATTCTGACACCGTTGTGTTGTCCGACTCTGCAACAGAAGAATCGGATTCTTTAGTGGATACAGAGCAAGAAATCTCAGAGTCAACTCCTCCTCCTGTAATTGAAGAATCTGAAACAATTGCTAAGGAACCCCCTGCTCCGAAAAAAGAGCCAGAAGTTGTAGTTAAAAAAGAGCCTCCTAGAAGTGTTGTTTCTATAAAGTCCAATTTTGGACCTACTGGGAAGCATATTAATCATTTATTAGCCAAAACGTTTAAAGCTCCTAAAAAAGAGGATAAACCTGCTCCAAAAGAACGAACAGGAACACCTCAGGCAAAGCCTCAGCAATCTTCTGAGACTACAAACGATAAACAGCATTCTCCGAATAATCGGACATCTCAGCCATTTTATCGTAGAGATACGTCCAAAAAACCAGGATCTGATTTTAGGGATCGTGCGAAAAAAGATGACAATCCCAAAGCGTTTACTGGAAGAGATCGTTACGGTCTGAATGATAGTAGCGACGATGATAAGTGGAGAAAAAAACGTGTTCAGAAAACTAAAAAACACTACGACGAACACACCATACAACGCCCTACACATATTAAAGTACCTCTTCCTATCACGATCAAAGATCTTGCAGCAGAGATGAAGCTTAAGGCTTCTGAGCTTATTCAGAAGATGTTCATCCACGGTATGACTTATGTTGTAAACGATATTCTGGATAATGAAACAACAGTACAATTTATTGGTTTAGAGTTTGGCTGTACAATCGATATCGATTCGTCAGAACAAGATAAACTCTGTATTGAAAGTAATACTGTTAAAGAAGAAATCCAAGAAACAGATCCAAGCAAGCTGATTATTCGTCCACCTATTGTTGCTTTTATGGGTCACGTCGATCACGGGAAAACCACTTTAATCGACTCATTAAGAAAAACTAATGTAGCAGCTGTAGAAGCTGGAGCCATTACTCAGCACATGGGAGCCTTCTGCTGCTCAACAGCCGTTGGTAATCTTACTATCCTGGATACTCCTGGCCACGAAGCTTTTTCTGCTATGAGGGCTCGCGGAGCAGAAGTTTGTGATATTGTTGTTCTCGTAGTTGCTGGTGATGAAGGCATCAAAGAGCAAACATTAGAAGCTGTCAAACATGCTCGAGCCGCAAATATTACGATTGTCGTAGCTATTAATAAGTGCGACAAACCCAATTTTAATGCTGAAACTATTTACAGACAGCTTTCTGAAATCGAGCTATTACCAGAAGCTTGGGGTGGTACAACTGTAACAATCAATACCTCTGCAAAAACTGGAGAAGGTTTATCTGAACTTTTAGAAATGCTTGCTTTACAAGCAGAAGTTTTAGAACTAAAAGCTAACCCATCTGCTCGTGCTCGCGGAATTGTTATTGAATCTGAACTACACAAGGGCTTAGGTGCGGTTGCGACTATTTTAGTACAAAACGGAACTCTTCATCTTGGTGAAGCATTAGTCTTTAACGATTGCTACGGCAAAGTTAAAACAATGCATAACGAACATAATCAGTTAATGACTTCGGCCAGTCCTTCTGTCCCTGCTTTAATCACTGGATTATCTAGCATGCCAAAAGCTGGTGATCCTTTCGTAGTTGTTAAGAGCGAAAAAACAGCTAAAGAAATTATTGGAGCTAGACTTGCTGGCCAACAGAAATTTGCTCTGCAGAAAAAACGTCCTAACTTTGATGCTATGCTGCAGAACAAAAAAATCTTGAAGCTTATTATCAAAGCCGATGTTCAAGGATCTATCGAAGCTTTAGCCAACTCTATCTTAAAGATTGTATCGGATAAGGTGAGCGCAGAAATTCTTTCTAATAGCGTTGGAGAGATTTCCGAATCAGATATCCGCTTGGCCGCAGCATCTAAAGCCGTTATTATTGGTTTCCATACCGGAATAGAAAGTCATGCCGAATCTCTAATCAAGAACTTAGGGGTGAAGGTTCAACTATTTAACATTATCTACCATGCTGTAGATGCTGTTAAAGAAATGATGACAGCATTACTCGATCCTATTGCTGAAGAGAAAAATCTAGGTTCTGCCGAAATCAAAGAAACCTTTAAGTCTTCACAATTAGGTACAATTTACGGTTGCTTGGTCTCCGAAGGTATAATGACCAGAAATCAAAAAGTTCGTGTTGTACGTGATAATGAAGTTATCTGGAAAGGCAACTTATCCTCTCTAAAACGAATTAAAGAAGACGTTAGAGAGGTTAAGAAGGGGCTTGAATGTGGTATTTTATTAGAAGGATATCAACATGCTCAGGTAGGTGATATTCTACAATGTTACGAAGTAATCTATCATCCACAAAAGCTTTAA
- the rpsA gene encoding 30S ribosomal protein S1 yields MPKQSEYTWGSKKILDTIDCLSEDVVEFKDLLCSTHGITSSDEETTSEIQPGAILKGTVVDINKDFVVVDVGLKSEGVIPMSEFIDSSEGLVLGAEVEVYLDQTEDEEGKVVLSREKATRQRQWEHILAHCEEGSIVKGQIIRKVKGGLIVDIGMEAFLPGSQIDNKKIKNLDDYVGKVCEFKILKINIDRRNVVVSRRELLEAERISKKAELIEQINIGERRRGVVKNITDFGVFLDLDGIDGLLHITDMTWKRIRHPSEMVELNQELEVIILSVDKEKGRVALGLKQKEHNPWEDIEKKYPPGKRVTGKIVKLLPYGAFIEIEEGIEGLIHVSEMSWVKNVVDPSEVVNKGDEVEAIVLSIQKDEGKISLGLKQTEHNPWDNIEEKYPIGLHVHAEIKNLTNYGAFVELEPGIEGLIHISDMSWIKKVSHPSELFKKGSTVEAVILSVDKESKKITLGVKQLSSNPWNEIEEMFPTGSNISGVVTKITAFGAFVELQNGIEGLIHVSELSEKPFSKIEDIISIGDSVSAKVIKLDPDHKKVSLSVKEYLADKQHDHMDTDLNNLDLEDLVGSDKKKKGK; encoded by the coding sequence ATGCCAAAACAATCCGAATACACTTGGGGATCCAAAAAAATTCTTGATACTATAGATTGCCTCTCGGAAGACGTTGTTGAATTCAAAGATCTTCTATGCTCAACACACGGAATTACTTCAAGCGACGAGGAAACCACCAGTGAGATACAACCTGGCGCCATCCTAAAAGGTACTGTAGTTGATATCAATAAGGACTTCGTAGTCGTTGACGTTGGATTAAAATCCGAGGGAGTTATTCCGATGTCAGAATTCATAGATTCTTCTGAAGGTTTAGTTCTCGGTGCTGAAGTAGAGGTATACTTAGACCAAACTGAAGACGAAGAAGGAAAGGTTGTTTTATCTAGAGAAAAAGCTACTCGCCAACGACAGTGGGAACATATTTTAGCTCACTGTGAAGAAGGCTCTATCGTCAAAGGACAAATTATACGCAAAGTCAAAGGTGGTCTTATTGTTGATATTGGGATGGAAGCTTTTCTCCCTGGGTCACAAATCGACAATAAGAAAATTAAGAACTTAGATGATTATGTAGGCAAAGTCTGCGAATTTAAGATTCTTAAGATCAACATTGACAGAAGAAATGTTGTTGTTTCAAGAAGAGAACTCCTAGAAGCAGAACGAATTTCTAAAAAAGCAGAACTTATCGAACAAATTAATATTGGTGAACGCCGCCGAGGTGTTGTTAAAAATATTACAGATTTCGGTGTGTTCTTAGATCTAGATGGCATCGATGGTCTCCTCCATATTACAGATATGACATGGAAACGTATCCGTCATCCGTCTGAAATGGTAGAACTCAATCAAGAGCTTGAAGTTATTATTCTAAGCGTTGACAAAGAAAAAGGACGCGTTGCTCTAGGTCTTAAGCAAAAAGAACATAATCCATGGGAAGATATTGAGAAGAAATATCCTCCAGGAAAACGTGTTACTGGTAAAATTGTTAAACTTCTCCCTTATGGCGCCTTTATTGAGATTGAAGAAGGTATCGAAGGCCTAATCCACGTTTCTGAAATGTCTTGGGTAAAGAATGTTGTTGATCCTAGCGAAGTAGTAAACAAAGGCGATGAAGTTGAGGCTATCGTTCTATCTATTCAAAAAGACGAAGGCAAAATTTCCTTAGGTTTAAAACAAACAGAACATAATCCATGGGATAATATCGAAGAGAAATATCCTATCGGTCTACATGTACATGCAGAAATCAAAAATCTAACGAATTATGGAGCTTTTGTTGAATTGGAGCCAGGTATCGAAGGTCTAATTCACATCTCTGATATGAGCTGGATAAAAAAAGTATCTCATCCTTCTGAACTCTTCAAAAAAGGTAGCACTGTCGAAGCTGTTATTCTTTCTGTAGACAAGGAAAGTAAAAAAATTACTCTCGGAGTCAAACAATTAAGTTCCAATCCATGGAATGAAATTGAAGAAATGTTCCCAACAGGAAGCAATATTTCTGGCGTAGTAACTAAAATCACCGCATTTGGGGCATTTGTAGAACTGCAAAATGGTATTGAAGGTCTGATTCACGTTTCAGAACTATCTGAAAAACCTTTTTCAAAAATTGAAGATATTATCTCAATTGGCGATTCTGTATCTGCAAAAGTCATCAAACTCGACCCAGATCACAAGAAAGTATCTCTTTCAGTGAAAGAATACTTAGCTGATAAACAACATGATCACATGGATACAGATTTAAATAATTTGGACCTAGAAGATTTAGTTGGTTCAGACAAAAAGAAAAAAGGGAAATAA
- the truB gene encoding tRNA pseudouridine(55) synthase TruB translates to MELATELKEGILLVDKPQGRTSFSLIRTLTKSIGVKKIGHAGTLDPFATGVMVMLIGRKFTRLSDVLLFEDKEYAAVAHLGTTTDSYDCDGKIVGRSKKVPTYEQIMEAAQYFQGEIQQIPPMFSAKKINGKKLYEYARQGLSIERRQSTVQVSLQITKYEYPLLHFSVQCSKGTYIRSIAHELGNMLGCGAYLEELRRLRSGSFSIDQCIDGCLLDCPEFDISPYLRDFNGNIL, encoded by the coding sequence ATGGAACTTGCTACAGAACTTAAAGAAGGTATTCTTTTAGTAGATAAGCCTCAGGGAAGAACCTCATTTAGTCTCATTCGTACTTTAACGAAATCAATTGGAGTTAAAAAAATTGGTCATGCAGGTACTCTCGATCCTTTTGCTACAGGCGTGATGGTCATGTTAATAGGTCGTAAATTTACACGACTTTCTGACGTTTTGTTATTTGAAGATAAAGAATATGCTGCAGTTGCCCATCTAGGGACAACTACGGATTCTTATGATTGTGATGGTAAAATTGTTGGTAGATCAAAAAAAGTGCCAACCTACGAACAAATAATGGAAGCTGCGCAATATTTCCAAGGAGAAATCCAACAAATCCCTCCTATGTTTTCTGCAAAAAAGATCAATGGGAAAAAACTCTATGAATATGCGCGGCAAGGGTTATCAATAGAGCGTCGTCAATCTACAGTTCAGGTAAGTTTACAAATTACAAAATACGAATATCCCCTATTACATTTTTCCGTGCAGTGTAGTAAAGGAACTTATATTCGTAGTATTGCTCATGAACTAGGAAACATGTTAGGCTGTGGAGCTTATTTGGAAGAACTCCGACGTTTACGTAGTGGAAGTTTTTCTATAGATCAATGTATTGACGGTTGTCTTTTAGACTGTCCTGAGTTTGATATATCTCCTTACCTAAGAGACTTTAATGGAAACATTCTATAG
- the ychF gene encoding redox-regulated ATPase YchF: protein MGHTECGIVGLPNVGKSGLFNALTGAQVASCNYPFCTIDPNIGIVPVIDNRLDILAKMSQSQKIIYADMKFVDIAGLVKGAADGAGLGNRFLSHIRETHAIAHVVRCFDNDDVTHVSGKIDPSDDISVINLELIFSDFSSATSIHSKLEKQAKGKKDLGIVLPLLDRVIKHLESGQPVRTLDLSHEEEIQLKPYPFLTAKPMLYIANIGEDSIATMHNDYVAIVQEIAKKENAQVVPICVQLEEEVISLPVEERQDFLNSLGLKESGLNRLVRASYQTLGLISYFTTGPQETRAWTIPIGSTAAEAAGQIHTDIQKGFIRAEVVTLEDMITYDGRAGVREAGKLRAEGRDYIVQDGDIMLFLHN from the coding sequence ATGGGGCATACAGAGTGTGGGATCGTAGGACTTCCTAATGTAGGTAAGTCAGGACTATTTAATGCCCTTACTGGAGCACAAGTAGCTTCTTGTAACTATCCCTTTTGTACAATTGATCCAAATATTGGTATTGTTCCGGTTATTGATAACCGTTTAGATATTTTGGCTAAGATGAGCCAAAGTCAGAAAATTATTTATGCCGATATGAAATTTGTTGATATCGCAGGTTTAGTAAAAGGAGCCGCAGACGGCGCAGGATTAGGAAATAGATTCCTTTCTCATATTCGTGAGACTCATGCTATAGCTCATGTTGTTCGTTGTTTTGATAATGATGACGTTACCCACGTCTCCGGAAAAATAGACCCCAGTGACGATATTTCAGTAATAAATTTAGAGTTGATTTTCTCTGATTTCTCTTCAGCGACAAGTATTCATAGTAAGTTAGAAAAGCAAGCTAAGGGTAAAAAAGATCTTGGGATTGTTTTACCTTTATTAGATAGGGTAATTAAACATTTAGAAAGCGGTCAGCCTGTACGTACTTTGGATTTATCTCATGAAGAGGAAATACAGTTAAAGCCTTATCCATTTTTAACAGCCAAGCCTATGCTATATATAGCCAATATAGGAGAGGACTCTATAGCAACTATGCATAACGATTATGTTGCTATCGTTCAAGAGATCGCTAAGAAGGAAAATGCTCAAGTGGTTCCTATTTGCGTTCAATTAGAGGAAGAGGTGATCTCTCTTCCTGTAGAAGAGCGTCAGGATTTTTTAAATAGTTTAGGTCTTAAAGAATCAGGATTGAATCGACTAGTACGCGCTTCCTACCAAACGCTCGGATTGATTTCGTACTTTACAACTGGACCACAAGAAACTCGAGCTTGGACTATTCCTATAGGATCTACGGCTGCCGAAGCTGCAGGGCAAATCCATACGGATATCCAAAAAGGATTCATTCGTGCAGAAGTTGTTACTCTTGAAGATATGATAACTTATGACGGTCGTGCGGGAGTTCGTGAAGCTGGTAAATTGCGAGCAGAAGGTAGAGACTACATCGTTCAAGACGGCGACATTATGCTTTTCTTACACAATTAG